One segment of Amycolatopsis alba DSM 44262 DNA contains the following:
- a CDS encoding D-alanyl-D-alanine carboxypeptidase family protein, which translates to MVSTTSSSSRRTAISVLVALGLVGIAMVSLGATGFAVKQVSGHPLAILEEVPGPDTGPTCAVDKRYVDEATSGMRPDVIEAWNTLRAKAKAQNVELCVNDGKRSRSQQQQEFDKAVQRFGSVEQAKKWALQPETSMHVKGIAVDIQPQNSAAWVDKNGGALGWCRRYDNEKWHFEYDPAWATGGCPPRLPSATGN; encoded by the coding sequence GTGGTGTCCACCACATCCTCCTCCAGCCGCAGGACCGCGATCAGCGTGCTCGTGGCGCTGGGCCTCGTCGGGATCGCGATGGTGTCGCTGGGCGCCACAGGCTTCGCCGTCAAGCAGGTGAGCGGGCACCCGCTCGCGATCCTCGAAGAAGTCCCCGGACCTGACACCGGCCCGACGTGCGCCGTCGACAAACGGTACGTCGACGAGGCGACCTCCGGGATGCGCCCGGACGTGATCGAAGCGTGGAACACCCTGCGCGCCAAGGCCAAAGCCCAGAACGTCGAACTGTGCGTGAACGACGGCAAGCGCAGCCGGAGCCAGCAGCAGCAGGAGTTCGACAAGGCCGTCCAGCGGTTCGGCTCGGTGGAGCAGGCCAAGAAGTGGGCGCTGCAGCCGGAGACGTCCATGCACGTCAAGGGAATCGCCGTCGACATCCAGCCGCAGAATTCGGCGGCCTGGGTGGACAAGAACGGTGGCGCGCTCGGCTGGTGCCGTCGCTACGACAACGAGAAATGGCACTTCGAGTACGACCCGGCCTGGGCCACCGGCGGCTGCCCGCCCCGGCTGCCCAGCGCCACCGGCAACTAG
- the bla gene encoding class A beta-lactamase: MTRPGLAVTRRALLGMAVLVPLAACTRGAPPAPSSVPAPPPPPPSPTRQFHDRLLALEKKFDARLGVYALDTAGGGTVEHRADERFAFCSTFKGVAAAAVLQRNPLSHLETRISYSRDDLMKHAPVTGQHVATGMTIRQLCDAAIRFSDGTAGNLLLRDLGGPAELTAFTRGLGDTVTRMDRIEPLITEATPGDPRDTTTPRAFGTDYQRILLGDTLETDKRDFLRDLLQRNATGAERIRAGLPPGWTIADKTGTGDYGTLNDIAVVWPPGKPPIVMAVMSSKAAKDAPYDQALLAETAKYVVEKLA, encoded by the coding sequence ATGACAAGGCCGGGGCTTGCCGTCACCCGCCGAGCGCTGCTGGGGATGGCGGTGCTCGTGCCGCTGGCCGCCTGCACCCGAGGAGCGCCACCCGCGCCGTCGTCCGTTCCCGCGCCGCCACCACCGCCGCCTTCACCCACGCGGCAGTTCCACGACCGGTTGCTGGCGCTGGAGAAGAAGTTCGACGCCAGGCTCGGCGTGTACGCGCTCGACACCGCGGGCGGCGGCACGGTCGAGCATCGCGCGGACGAGCGGTTCGCGTTCTGCTCGACGTTCAAAGGGGTCGCGGCGGCCGCCGTCCTGCAGCGCAATCCGCTGTCGCACCTGGAAACCCGGATCAGCTATTCACGGGACGACCTGATGAAGCACGCTCCGGTCACCGGGCAGCACGTGGCCACCGGGATGACGATCCGCCAGCTGTGCGACGCCGCCATCCGGTTCAGCGACGGCACGGCGGGCAACCTGCTGCTGCGGGACCTGGGCGGTCCCGCCGAACTGACGGCGTTCACGCGCGGCCTCGGTGACACCGTCACGCGGATGGACCGGATCGAACCGCTGATCACCGAAGCCACCCCAGGGGATCCACGCGACACCACGACACCGCGGGCGTTCGGCACCGACTACCAGCGGATCCTGCTGGGCGACACGCTGGAGACCGACAAACGCGACTTCCTCCGCGACCTGCTCCAGCGCAACGCAACCGGCGCCGAGCGGATCCGTGCGGGCTTGCCGCCCGGCTGGACCATCGCCGACAAGACCGGGACCGGGGACTACGGAACGCTGAACGACATCGCCGTCGTGTGGCCGCCTGGCAAGCCGCCGATCGTCATGGCCGTCATGTCCAGCAAGGCGGCCAAAGACGCTCCTTACGACCAGGCGCTGCTCGCGGAGACCGCGAAGTACGTCGTCGAGAAACTCGCGTGA